In Sphaerospermopsis torques-reginae ITEP-024, the genomic window AAATGCCAAGTTGATAGATACCTTAGATATTTTAATTGCTGATGCAAGGGGTACACGAGCTTATGAAACGTATTCGGGTGGAGAAGCGTTTAGGATTAATTTTGCGATTCGTTTAGCATTAGCAAAACTATTAGCCCAGCGTGCGGGTGCAGCGTTGCAGTTGTTGATTATAGATGAAGGATTTGGTACACAGGATACAGAAGGGTGCGATCGCCTGATTGCGGCCATAAATGCGATCGCTGCTGATTTTGCTTGTATTCTCACTGTTACACACATTCCTCATCTCAAAGAAGCATTTCAAGCCCGGATTGAAGTAAATAAAAATCAGCAAGGTTCACATTTATCATTGTCAATTTAATCATGATCAAATTGAAAGTGAACTCCCTGTTCCCTGTTCCCTAAAGATCAAGAATTATTCTTCCACTCGTTTAGTATTACCAGCTTTAACCCAACCTTCTTGATCAGTACCTGCAATGCGAATTTTTTGCCAATTTTTATCCGCGCTTTCTTCTAAGATAATCACTTTTTGATTACCACCAACACCACCAATACTTTGTGCATCTGAGGCTGGTTGATCTCGCATACTCAAACCTTGCGGCCAAGTTACAATAGCTTGATAAGCTCCTGGTGGTAAGGTATCAGGTGATTCAGTGGGAGTAGGACTAGGACTAGGACTAGGCTTAGGACTGCTAGTAGGAGTAGGTTTAGAGGTGGATGTAGCTTTTACCGGAGTGACTTTTGGTTTGTCAACTTTAGGTTGAGGATTATCATTAGCAAACATAGGTTTTTCGGGAGGAATGGCGGTACGATTAACAAAATAGAGAGCTATTGTGAGTCCGCTTCCTAATAAAACTGCGATCGCTAATACAAAACCAAGTATAAGTTTAAAAAAGCCGGAAATTATTTTCATATATTTTAGTCAGGAGTCAGGAGATCAAGGAGTCAGGAGATCAAGGAGTCAGGAGATCAAGGAGTCAGGAGATCAAGGAGTCAGGAGATCAAGGAGTCAGAAATCATAGAAAGTTCTTCTTCACTGTCACCTGTTCCCTGTCACCTGTCACCTTCTTCCCCAGTCACCAGCAAAATATTATTACATTTGACATTGAATGCGTTCACGTAGTGCGCCGGAGGCGATCGCTCAAAGAACTATGCTTAGAAGCCAAACGCGCTCTCCCCGCTGCTGCCCATTCTTGCAGTTTTTGGATCTGTTCTACCGCAGTTCGCGCCAAAGGGATAATTTGACTAGCCGCTTCTAAAATATCATCAGTTGTGAAATCACGATTTTGGCTAAAACCAATGTGCATGGCTTCAATTAACGTTTGTTCAATTTCTGCACCGGAAAAATCGGGAGTTTCGTAAGCTAACCGATCAATCTCATAACTTTTGAGGTTATGGGGACGCAAGCGGGATAAGTGTACAGTAAAAATGGCTTTTCTTTCTTCTTGGGTGGGTAAACCGACAAAGAAAATTTCATCAAATCGCCCTTTTCTTAACATTTCTGGGGGTAAAGCTTGAATATCGTTAGCGGTGGAAACGACAAAAACGGGTGAAGTTTTTTCTGCTAACCAAGTGATAAATGTCCCAAATACCCGGCTAGTTGTTCCCGCGTCACCTTTACTACCTAACCCAGAAAAGGCTTTGTCAATTTCATCAATCCACAATACACAAGGTGCAAGGGCTTCGGCAACTTGAATCATTTGCCGGGTGCGAGATTCTGATTCACCGACTAAACCACCAAATAAGCGGCCGACATCTAAGCGTAATAGGGGTAAATGCCAATGATGGGCGATCGCCTTTGCTGTTAAAGATTTACCAGTTCCTTGAATCCCCACCAACATTAAACCACGGGGATGCGGTAATCCGTACTGTCGCGCTCGTTCTGTAAATGAACCACCCCGACGAATTAACCAATCTTTGAGATTATCCAGTCCCCCAATATCAGATATTTGCTCAGTTGCCGGATAAAAGTCCAGGATTTGGGTTTGGCGGATAGTTTGGCGTTTTTCCTCCAAAACTAAATCAACGTCCTCTGGTTGCAATTCTCCGTGGGATGCGTTCGCGTCAGCGGTGCGTAGCACTATCGCCCTGGCTAAAACTCGGCGTATCCGTTCCATAGATAAACCTTGACAGGAACGCACCAAGTCATCAATAAATTTACCGGAAAGTGCGTTACCAGTGGCTTGTAATAGGCGTTCTACCTCGGTTTTTATTTCCGGTGCTGCGGGTAAGGGAAATTCCACCACGGTTAACACTTCGGTTAAATCGTCGGGAATAGCGATGCGTGGGGATAATAAAACTATATTTTTCGGTTGAGATTTCAGGAGTCTGGCTAAGTTGCGAAGTTTGCGAGCGATCGCCACATCTTCTAAAAAGCGGTGATAATCCCGAAGAATTAACACTGCTGGGGCAGAAGGGGGTAATTTTTCAATAAATTCTAATGCTTGGAGGGGGTTGCGTTTACCAAAGCCAGTATCATTGGGGTTGCCTTGATAACCATCCACAAAATCCCAGGTATAAACAGGGCGGTTTCCTTGGTTTGTCGCTTCTTCGCGGATAGCAGTTTCTACCCTTTCTTCTTCGTAGGTGGGGATATAAATGAGGGGGTAGCGGGCGCGGAGGAGGAGTTTAAATTCTTCGCGGAAGTTCATGATTTCGGTTTTTGGTAATTTTTGTTATTTTCCTATTTTTAAGGTAATGAACCACGTTCACCGGAGGTGTTCTCGCAGGGTAGAAGCGAAGGAAGCGAAGGAAGAGTACAATAGTTTTGTTTCGCGCAAAGGCGCTAAGGAGGAGAGAAGCAGATCCGTCTGGGAATGAATTCCCAGTCTCATAACGGAAGTCGGTTAAAACCGACTAAAATAATTCTCAAAAATTCAATATTTTCTCAGTCGTCTTGAGACGACTTTTGCTATTAGCCTGAGATTTCAATCTCAGGCGGATGTGGGTGATAGTTTATATTATCGTTTTGCAGTTTCTCAACTCTGTTGAGCTTTGAGCAGGAGTTCCCGTTGTTCATCTGTCATAGCAAAACGCCTTCTTTACGGATGTTCCTGAGTAATGAACCATTGCAGGTTTAATAGCGTATCCCTGACGGTACTCGTATCCCTTACGGGACCTAAGAAATAGGTATTGCTTTACCACTTACCAATGCTCCAATACCAAATCATCCACATAGTCAAAATCCGTATCATCTGTAACTAATATCCATCCCTTTTCCAAGCATTGAGCAGCAATCCAAATATCATTTATTGGAATTGGCCGACCTTTACGTTTTAATAGTAACCGAGTTCTAGCATAGATAGCGGTTGTTTCTATTCCTAAAGGTACAACTGTACAATTTGAAATAAACTCTAAATAACGAGGTAAATTTTGCAATGGACGAGATGAATTTTCAGCCCCAAATAACAATTCTCCGGCTACTACTAAAGGTAAAATAACTTCTGGTAAAGCCAATACTCTTTCAATAATTGCTGTGTCGCCATTTAAAAAACGAACTGCAACAGAAGTATCTAAAGCAATTTCACCACTCATTTTTATCTACCTGCCGACATTCAGCAATTGACTGTTTTATCTCTGCTGCTTCTGCATCACTTAAAATTCCTGCAAATTTAGCTAAGGGATGTTCTTTGCGTGTAGCTTTCACACGATGTAAATAATCTAGTAAAAGTTGCACAATATCATCAGGAGTTTCTTCTAGTTCTTGGATTAGTTGTTCACGGTTGGTCATATATTTAAACCTCTAAAACTATTTGTTTAATTTGCGATTAATGGGCAGTTTTACCAATTTATGTTTGTGTGCAAACTGCTTTTTTTGTAAATCTTTAAAAATTGCTTTTAAATCATATCCAAATGATTTAGCATATTCTTCTCTATATTTTTCAATCTCTTCTACAATTTCATTTTGGTACATAATTACATCTCCAAGTTTGATTCTATCAATTCATAAGGTGTACAAATGATTGCTAAATCATAGCCAATTTCAGCACAAATTTGTGATAACTTCCTTTGAATTTGAGCGTTGGCGATATGCTTACAGTTCCATGTTAGCAGATAATCTAAACCATAAACTGTGGCTAATGCAATATGTATAGCGTCGTTCGATGCTTTTGGCGGAAGATTGCTTTTGTTGATAAATAATTCTGCTAGTTGTAGAGTTTCTTCTGTAAGTTCTAGGAATGTTAATGATTCTAATAAATTCAATCTTGCAGTGGCGATCGCCTGATCTCCTTTAGCTGCTTCATCCTCTACCAGTTCGGATGCATACAGAATAAATGACTCTCTACGATCATTCTACCAATCTTGTGTAATCTTGATGTTAGCTGCAAGAATTAGGTTGTTTGTTGGTCGGGCGGTTAAATGTCCTAAAATACTGGTTTCAATGTAAACACTTTCTCTCATGGGAAATTACTAAAAGTTATCAAGGTTAAGAAGGAATGAACCACTTTCTGCGAAGCAGTTCCCGAAGGAGCATCCCAAATGTGTAATTTGATTTTTTGGTAATCTTTGAATTGCTACAAAGTCCTAATATGAATGAACCGCAAAGAACGCAAAGGACACAAAGGTAAGAGAGTTTAAGAGAGTTTTTGGTGTTGCTGCGGTTATTTTTTCAAAATTGGGATGCTCCCGTTCCCGAAGGGTAAAAGCGAAGGAAGCGAAGGTAAGAGAGTTTGAGAGAGATTTTTTGTTGGTTTTGGTAACTTGATAATATCGTTTGATTTTGGCAAGATGGCGATCGCTCTCCGAGACTATCAGAATATAAGATTGATGAAAAAGTCTTTTCATGTAGTCATTGATGGTTTATTTCATTTTCCTTAATTTCACTAGCACTTCTTTTTCTAAACCTGTAGACCAACGGTATTTATAGCTTTCATGTTCGTAGCGACTAACCTTTTCCTTGAGGGTTTCTATAGATGTAATCAGTTTTTTTACATCTTGTTGAGTTTGAATATTCTTAATAACAGCCGCAATTTTTAAGTAATAGTTTGCTATCACATCTGCTTCTTCTTTTGAGGCATGATGATCTTGATGATACCGTCTTATCTTCCCAGTCATTTCTTCAAAATAAGAGGCTATACTTCTGACTAGAGCTAAATCTAACTCATCCAGTTTTTTATTTTCAGAATTAATTTCTCCCTGATTTGATATATTAGAAATATCTGATTCATCAATAAACGCAGATGTTTGAATTGGTTCTGAATTTTGAACTTCAGCTTTACCAACGATATATTCTAGGGTTTTGACACAATCCAGAAAAGATAATATATTACGGGCTATCACCTGTTTTGTATGAATATTGATAATTCCGTAGCTAGAACCTTCATTGACTACAGCATATTGTCCCTGTACTGTAACATAAGCGTTTGTGTCTATTCTGTTTATATCACTCATAGTATTTGGTAGGGTAAAGTTCATCTGTCATAGTAAAACGCCTTCTTTACGGATGTTCCTGAGTAATGAACCATTGCGGGTTTGATAGTGGGTTTCATCCATAAAAAGACAGCTAATAACAATATCATATTCTAGGGAAAGATCAGCGATCGCTTTTCCTGTGCGTTTAATTTCTTCACCTGGGTTAACGGGAGGTTTAAGCACTACCAGCACATCTATATCTGATCCGGGTTCTGCATCACCACGCGCTTGAGAACCAAAGAGAGTGAGGTTTTTTAGGCGATCGCCATACAGGTTAGTTAGTTTTGTTTTTAGGCGAGTCAGAATAGGCTGAAGGTTAATATTCATGGTGATGAGGGCGATATGTATTTTTTCACAATAATTAGGCATACAATAGCTGATTTTGAATTTCATCAGCCATTAAAGTACTGACCAAAATGCCAACCCGTTGTGCAATTTCATAAGCATTTTTCTGAGGGACAACGATAATTCCAAAATGCTGTTTTTCTTCCTCTATAAATTGAAGATGCAATCTTTCAAAATCAACTCGGTTATGGGTGAGGATACATCTACCTAGAGAAGTGGCAAATTCTAGCTGTTCACGATCAGTTTTTCCCAGGGTTGCTTGTTCAGGAACAGTTGTCACATCCAAACCACGAGAACGCAAAAGGGTGGCCACTAATGCGGACATATCCTCATCTATATAAAGTGCTGCAAAAATAGTCATATTGAACCTATTGTATTTTTTACAGCAGGATGTACCAATTCATTAGGTACTTGATTTCGTTCAATATAATCATTAATTTCTGCTTGATGATCTAGATAAAAACTCAAGGCATCAAATACTTGTGCTAGTGTTAAATGCGGTAAATGATTAGGGATTTCTTCTGGCATAATTCCTAATCGCCATAGACCAACAATAGCACGGATAGATGTACGAGTACCTGTAATAATTGGTTCTCCACCTAAAATTTCAGGATTGCGTGTTACATATCTTGAGGATGTTTCAGCAAACATAAGAAAAGTTGCTCAAGTAGTCTGATGTTTTCTCTAGTTTATCTTATGCGATCGCTTCCCCGCAGGCATCGCACTCAATTGGCTTCGTTAATATTTGTCAACCGATTGGAGCGTTATATTTTTTGACTTTATAATTAAATGCAAGTACAGTAGTAGTCTAATCATTTCAACCTTATATGAAGAAACAGATATTATACGGAGTAAGTAATGAAAATAAACCAATTCCTTGGTATGAAGGGTTTGATGTTCATGCAGATGGAAGCATAGATATACGTCTGAGTGGTGTTAATTTTTTTGAGATAGAAGAAGAACTCTTGCCAATAACTTGGCGGGATATTTTTAATTCAAAATTACATGAGCTTTGTAATAAGACAGAAATTTATCACCAAAATATAATTAAAGATCCGTATCCTTTCACTATATTTGACAAGTATTGTGATCGCCTTTGGACTATGCTGAGGAATTACTGTCATCCACAATCTGATGCGGAAAGAGCTTTTTTTGAGCTTTACTGTGAATTATGTCTTCAAAGTGAAGAACATTGTTCATTTCTTCCTGCTCTAATTCCGAAAGTATATATAAATTGGGATTCCTGTAAAGAACAAAGACGTATAAACGAAAAACCTTACATAGTAGACTTCGTTTTCAAAAGTCCTAAGTTTGGCACAAATAATCTAGTTATAGTTGAAATAGATGGTCGTTCTCACTATGCTAATTATGATAAGGATAATGATTCTTATATCTTATCTGAGGATAAATATGCTGAACATTTGAAAAAAGATCGTTGGTTAAGAAAACAAGGTTTTAAAGTTTTCAGAATAGGCAATAGCGAAATTAATTATCTAACAAACCTCCCTGAAAAAAAAGACAAACTTAAAAAGTTTTACTTTTTCTTTCAAGAAATATTTGGTGACATTGTTTACAGCGAAGGGTATCATGATTTTACAGATATTTACTAGATCAAATATAAAAATATTACCTAAATTCAGCAACCTTGCAATCAGCTTGAGCAGTAACGCACTTTTTATGTGCTTGTTGCAAGACTTCACCTTGTATAAATTACACTCTTGTTTTCACTATTTCTTTGCGTCTTTGCACCTTTGTGCGAGACAAGAAAATTTGGTTCATGTATCTGAAAATCGCTTTAGATATGTAGACGCTGGTTGTATTCCGGTTTTAGCTTTGACGGCTTCGCCTTCCGTAAGCGATACAAAAATCAAACCGGATTCCGATATTGACTCAAGTTGCTAGTCATCTAATTGAGGTTGGTACTTCGACTTTACTCAGTAACCAATGGGTAATTGATGATCAAATCGCTGTCTTCATCCTGTAAATCCTTAAATCCTGGACATCCTGATTCAGACAAAAACAACATAGCAACATATAAAAACGTCAATCAGTCCTAAATTTAGTTACAGTTAGATCACAAAATAAATCGTGAGGGGTGATACTATGCGTGTCTTGCTAGTTTATCCAATATTTCCCAAAACCTTCTGGTCCTATGAAAAAATCCTACAACTCGTAGATAGAAAGGTTCTCTTACCACCATTGGGTTTAGTCACTGTCGCGGCTATCCTACCCCAAGAATGGGAGTTTAAGCTAGTAGATCGTAACATTCGCCCAGCAACAGAAGAAGAATGGGCATGGGCAGATATAGTCATTTTCTCGGCTATGATTGTCCAAAAACAAGATTTATTAGATCAAGTCCGGGAAGCAAAACGTCGGGGTAAGTTGGTAGCTTTAGGTGGTCCCTATCCCACTTCTACACCCCATGAGGTACAAGAAGCTGGTGCAGATTTCCTGATTTTAGATGAAGGGGAAATCACTTTACCGATGTTTGTGGAAGCGGTAAAAAGAGGTGAAAAATCTGGTGTTTTCCGCGCCACTGAAAAACCAGATGTGACAACTACACCTATTCCCCGGTTTGATTTATTAGAATTTGATGCCTATGATATGATGTCTGTGCAGTTTTCGCGGGGTTGTCCTTTCCAATGCGAATTTTGCGACATCATTGTTTTATATGGACGCAAACCGAGAACCAAAACCCCTGCACAACTTTTAGCAGAATTAGATTATCTTTATGAGTTGGGTTGGCGGCGTGGTGTGTTCATGGTTGATGATAACTTTATTGGCAATAAACGTAATGTGAAATTATTGCTAAAAGAGTTAAAAGTTTGGATGGCTGAACATCAATATCCTTTCCGTTTTGATACAGAAGCATCTGTTGATTTGGCGCAAGATCCAGAGTTAATGGAATTGATGGTTGAGTCTGGTTT contains:
- a CDS encoding DUF433 domain-containing protein — encoded protein: MFAETSSRYVTRNPEILGGEPIITGTRTSIRAIVGLWRLGIMPEEIPNHLPHLTLAQVFDALSFYLDHQAEINDYIERNQVPNELVHPAVKNTIGSI
- a CDS encoding PAP/fibrillin family protein, whose amino-acid sequence is MKRLFHQSYILIVSESDRHLAKIKRYYQVTKTNKKSLSNSLTFASFAFTLREREHPNFEKITAATPKTLLNSLTFVSFAFFAVHSY
- a CDS encoding DUF5615 family PIN-like protein; translated protein: MTIFAALYIDEDMSALVATLLRSRGLDVTTVPEQATLGKTDREQLEFATSLGRCILTHNRVDFERLHLQFIEEEKQHFGIIVVPQKNAYEIAQRVGILVSTLMADEIQNQLLYA
- a CDS encoding RAP domain-containing protein — protein: MKKQILYGVSNENKPIPWYEGFDVHADGSIDIRLSGVNFFEIEEELLPITWRDIFNSKLHELCNKTEIYHQNIIKDPYPFTIFDKYCDRLWTMLRNYCHPQSDAERAFFELYCELCLQSEEHCSFLPALIPKVYINWDSCKEQRRINEKPYIVDFVFKSPKFGTNNLVIVEIDGRSHYANYDKDNDSYILSEDKYAEHLKKDRWLRKQGFKVFRIGNSEINYLTNLPEKKDKLKKFYFFFQEIFGDIVYSEGYHDFTDIY
- a CDS encoding type II toxin-antitoxin system VapC family toxin, with the translated sequence MSGEIALDTSVAVRFLNGDTAIIERVLALPEVILPLVVAGELLFGAENSSRPLQNLPRYLEFISNCTVVPLGIETTAIYARTRLLLKRKGRPIPINDIWIAAQCLEKGWILVTDDTDFDYVDDLVLEHW
- a CDS encoding AAA family ATPase, which encodes MNFREEFKLLLRARYPLIYIPTYEEERVETAIREEATNQGNRPVYTWDFVDGYQGNPNDTGFGKRNPLQALEFIEKLPPSAPAVLILRDYHRFLEDVAIARKLRNLARLLKSQPKNIVLLSPRIAIPDDLTEVLTVVEFPLPAAPEIKTEVERLLQATGNALSGKFIDDLVRSCQGLSMERIRRVLARAIVLRTADANASHGELQPEDVDLVLEEKRQTIRQTQILDFYPATEQISDIGGLDNLKDWLIRRGGSFTERARQYGLPHPRGLMLVGIQGTGKSLTAKAIAHHWHLPLLRLDVGRLFGGLVGESESRTRQMIQVAEALAPCVLWIDEIDKAFSGLGSKGDAGTTSRVFGTFITWLAEKTSPVFVVSTANDIQALPPEMLRKGRFDEIFFVGLPTQEERKAIFTVHLSRLRPHNLKSYEIDRLAYETPDFSGAEIEQTLIEAMHIGFSQNRDFTTDDILEAASQIIPLARTAVEQIQKLQEWAAAGRARLASKHSSLSDRLRRTT
- a CDS encoding SH3 domain-containing protein, yielding MISGFFKLILGFVLAIAVLLGSGLTIALYFVNRTAIPPEKPMFANDNPQPKVDKPKVTPVKATSTSKPTPTSSPKPSPSPSPTPTESPDTLPPGAYQAIVTWPQGLSMRDQPASDAQSIGGVGGNQKVIILEESADKNWQKIRIAGTDQEGWVKAGNTKRVEE
- a CDS encoding nucleotidyltransferase domain-containing protein, encoding MPNYCEKIHIALITMNINLQPILTRLKTKLTNLYGDRLKNLTLFGSQARGDAEPGSDIDVLVVLKPPVNPGEEIKRTGKAIADLSLEYDIVISCLFMDETHYQTRNGSLLRNIRKEGVLL
- a CDS encoding B12-binding domain-containing radical SAM protein, with the protein product MRVLLVYPIFPKTFWSYEKILQLVDRKVLLPPLGLVTVAAILPQEWEFKLVDRNIRPATEEEWAWADIVIFSAMIVQKQDLLDQVREAKRRGKLVALGGPYPTSTPHEVQEAGADFLILDEGEITLPMFVEAVKRGEKSGVFRATEKPDVTTTPIPRFDLLEFDAYDMMSVQFSRGCPFQCEFCDIIVLYGRKPRTKTPAQLLAELDYLYELGWRRGVFMVDDNFIGNKRNVKLLLKELKVWMAEHQYPFRFDTEASVDLAQDPELMELMVESGFAAVFLGIETPDEDSLQLTKKFQNTRSSLTDAVQSIIKAGLRPMAGFIIGFDGEKSGAGDRIVRFAEQAAIPSTTFAMLQALPNTALWHRLTKEGRLRENQDGNINQTTLMNFIPTRPLEDIAREYIEAFCTLYDPVKYLDRTYRCFLMMGSPKWKAPFKWPELIVIKALLIVIWRQGIKRETRWKFWHHLFSIIKHNPGVAEHYLAACAHNEHFLEYRQIVRDQIESQLAAYVAQGAEKPYVPDVPEKEKVVA